One Salvia splendens isolate huo1 chromosome 12, SspV2, whole genome shotgun sequence genomic window carries:
- the LOC121757539 gene encoding uncharacterized protein LOC121757539 has translation MVTRKRDATIDVASMFKDVEMNVSLLTALKMPPISKFIKDYLAGKVNEEGRMIVDENISAVIQRSDLPSKKTDPWMFILPISIGDIQVEHTMCDLGASINVLPYAIYEKLGAAKLIDTDIIIQLADRSCIHPKLILEDVIVKVNNFLYPADFFIIKITEPVARESSGVLLGRPFLSTANTIIDVRNGRISLDFNGKQFTFNIDEAMKRPADNENIYSVDVTKPLV, from the coding sequence ATGGTGACAAGAAAGAGGGATGCCACAATCGATGTGGCAAGTATGTTCAAGGACGTGGAGATGAATGTGTCACTCTTGACTGCGTTAAAGATGCCCCCGATTAGCAAATTTATTAAAGACTACCTGGCAGGGAAGGTCAATGAGGAAGGTAGAATGATTGTAGATGAGAATATCTCTGCCGTGATCCAGCGGAGTGATCTTCCTTCAAAGAAGACCGACCCATGGATGTTCATTCTCCCGATTTCAATCGGAGATATTCAAGTAGAGCACACGATGTGCGATCTCGGGGCATCCATCAATGTGCTTCCATATGCTATCTATGAAAAGCTAGGAGCGGCCAAGCTCATTGACACTGACATAATCATCCAGTTGGCCGACAGATCGTGTATTCACCCTAAACTAATTTTGGAGGACGTTATTGTGAAGGTGAATAATTTTCTGTACCCAGCCGATTTTTTCATAATCAAGATAACGGAGCCAGTAGCAAGGGAGTCGAGTGGAGTCCTACTGGGACGGCCATTTCTGTCTACGGCCAACACCATTATAGACGTCCGTAATGGGAGGATAAGCTTGGACTTCAATGGAAAACAATTCACGTTCAATAtagatgaagccatgaagaggcCAGCCGACAACGAGAACATATACTCGGTAGATGTGACGAAACCCTTAGTATAG
- the LOC121757540 gene encoding uncharacterized protein LOC121757540, which translates to MEKKLLEAVEKSRAPPPPAPKEQQYTLPPPSEEHHYYYCEFPPEAEPLPQVNAFGHWNANGNWIQGKQIDAPWRDHPNFRWTDQNQSQPPQPSTQQMQPSEGHPNWPVGIQDRPNTGGNIIQGVTQGNWSDGGQPNWSSRQSGGNWGYRLQGPQSSNQGKQPNNQMVSYVPPHQRGNLYPINQQYNQPQYQQEHYGQYDYPQPNYRNPRGSEGAAGGVGYAEKATSQVAMSLGEMRGKEGGIPATVQTPGRENISEVTLRLGKAYQGPTPPVESPAFTPGPSHEGEGESSKAKQAKESEKG; encoded by the exons atggagaagaagctgcttgagGCAGTAGAGAAATCGAGAGCACCTCCGCCACCTGCACCCAAAGAGCAGCAGTATACGCTGCCACCACCGTcggaagagcatcactattactattgcgagtttccccctgaggcgGAGCCGCTGCCCCAAGTAAATGCCTTTggccactggaacgcaaatggcaactggatccagggaaagCAAATAGACGCCCCATGGAGAGATcacccaaactttcgatggACTGACCAGAACCAAAGCCAGCCACCACAACCCTCAACACAGCAGATGCAACCTTCTGAAGGGCACCCCAACTGGCCTGTTGGGATccaggatagaccaaacactggaggaaACATAATACAAGGCGTAACTCAAGGCAACTGGTCTGATGGAGGACAACCCAACTGGTCAAGCAGACAATCGGGGGGGAACTGGGGATACAGACTTCAGGGCCCACAGTCAAGCAATCAGGGAAAACAACCAAACAATCAGATGGTCAGTTACGTTCCACCACACCAACGGGGAAATCTGTACCCTATAAATCAACAGTACAATCAGCCGCAATACCAGCAAGAGCATTATGGACAATATGACTACCCGCAGCCCAACTACA GAAATCCaagaggctcagaaggagcagCGGGGGGCGTTGGATATGCTGAAAAAGCAACTTCACAAGTTGCGATGTCACTGGGCGAGatgagaggaaaagaaggagggATTCCAGCCACTGTGCAGACACCTGGTCGTGAAAACATTAGCGAAGTAACCCTGAGATTAGGAAAAGCCTACCAGGGCCCTACTCCACCTGTGGAATCTCCAGCATTTACGCCTGGGCCGAGCcatgaaggagaaggagaatccaGCAAAGCAAAGCAAGCAAAAGAGAGTGAAAAGGGCTAG